From the Roseibium sp. HPY-6 genome, one window contains:
- a CDS encoding type I secretion system permease/ATPase — translation MAVANQRALKSGSGRDNPVSVAFRPIRSAFWGVAVVSFVINILMLTGPVFMLQIYDRVLASGSVPTLVVIGSLAMVLYLFYGILEGVRGRILSRLGQRVDARLSGIVYKVSNSLPVRLGRQASRLRPVQDLDTIRQFLSGPGPAAIFDIPWLPLYLGIVFLFHPLLGMVGLAGALIISILIVLNEYMSRGPTEDASGQAGRRSAAVESGQRNAEVVAAMGMQPTLTARWDAQNSEYLATQRRAADTTGVFGTTIKTIRFILQSAILAVGAWLAIQQEITPGVMIAASIMTSRALAPIEQAVAQWRGFVASRQALRRLREVLVVADAEEQKMDLPLPDKGITVEQLYCGPFGETMPYVQNVTLELQAGDGLGVIGPSGSGKSTFARALVGVTSPLKGVIRFDGAELSQWDSEKRGEFIGYLPQDLQLFDGTIAENVARFREDAAPEKIIEAAKLADVHDMIVGLPEGYNTVIGRSGRSLSAGQRQRLALARALYDNPFLVVLDEPNSNLDAIGESALTNAIKAMREKGSIVIVIAHRPSAIATVDKILCLKDGKMAGFGPKEEVLKQVVQPIQPVRQGVGAAR, via the coding sequence ATGGCTGTAGCAAATCAGCGGGCACTTAAATCCGGCAGCGGGCGGGACAATCCGGTTTCCGTTGCCTTTCGACCCATTCGCTCTGCATTCTGGGGTGTGGCGGTGGTCAGTTTTGTCATCAACATATTGATGCTGACTGGCCCGGTATTCATGCTTCAGATCTATGACCGCGTGCTTGCGAGCGGGTCTGTGCCGACGCTTGTGGTGATCGGTTCGCTGGCCATGGTGCTCTATCTATTTTACGGCATCCTTGAAGGCGTGCGCGGCCGGATCCTATCTCGCCTCGGACAGCGCGTGGATGCCAGGCTTTCAGGCATTGTCTACAAGGTTTCAAACAGCCTGCCGGTCAGATTGGGGCGCCAAGCCTCGCGCCTTCGGCCGGTTCAGGATCTTGATACGATCCGCCAGTTTTTGTCCGGTCCAGGTCCGGCCGCCATTTTTGATATCCCTTGGCTGCCGCTTTATCTTGGAATTGTTTTCCTCTTTCACCCGCTGCTTGGGATGGTAGGGCTGGCTGGAGCCCTTATTATTTCTATCCTGATCGTGCTCAACGAGTATATGTCCCGCGGACCGACGGAAGACGCGTCCGGTCAGGCGGGACGGCGCTCCGCGGCCGTTGAGAGCGGCCAGAGGAATGCTGAAGTCGTTGCCGCCATGGGAATGCAACCCACGCTGACCGCACGGTGGGATGCACAGAATTCCGAATACCTTGCAACTCAGCGCCGTGCCGCTGATACGACAGGTGTTTTCGGAACAACCATCAAGACGATCCGGTTCATCCTGCAATCGGCAATTCTGGCCGTTGGCGCCTGGCTTGCCATTCAGCAGGAAATCACTCCGGGCGTGATGATCGCGGCATCTATCATGACGTCGCGCGCTTTGGCGCCGATAGAACAGGCCGTCGCCCAATGGCGGGGATTCGTTGCAAGCCGGCAGGCTTTGCGCCGTTTGCGCGAAGTCCTGGTGGTTGCGGACGCGGAAGAACAGAAAATGGACCTTCCGCTGCCCGACAAAGGAATAACAGTTGAACAGTTGTATTGCGGCCCGTTCGGCGAAACCATGCCCTACGTGCAGAATGTGACGCTCGAGCTTCAGGCCGGAGACGGTCTGGGTGTGATCGGGCCATCAGGATCCGGCAAATCAACATTTGCGCGGGCACTTGTCGGGGTAACGTCTCCCCTGAAGGGGGTCATCCGGTTCGACGGTGCGGAACTCTCTCAGTGGGACAGCGAAAAGCGGGGTGAGTTCATCGGCTATCTGCCTCAGGACCTTCAGCTGTTCGATGGCACTATCGCCGAAAATGTTGCACGTTTTCGCGAAGATGCCGCACCGGAGAAAATCATCGAAGCTGCGAAACTCGCCGATGTGCATGACATGATTGTCGGGCTTCCGGAAGGCTATAACACCGTTATCGGCCGAAGCGGGCGTTCTCTTTCCGCCGGGCAGCGACAGCGTCTTGCCCTTGCCAGAGCGCTTTACGACAATCCGTTCCTGGTGGTTCTTGATGAGCCCAATTCCAACCTTGATGCCATCGGCGAGAGTGCACTCACCAACGCCATCAAGGCAATGCGCGAGAAAGGCTCGATTGTCATCGTGATCGCGCACAGGCCAAGCGCCATTGCGACTGTCGACAAGATCCTGTGTCTGAAGGACGGCAAGATGGCCGGTTTCGGACCCAAGGAAGAAGTTCTCAAGCAGGTTGTTCAACCCATCCAGCCTGTGCGTCAGGGAGTAGGAGCAGCCCGATGA